The uncultured Desulfatiglans sp. DNA window ATGCTTACGAAGGCCTCCCGCGGGGTTCCTCCCATCGCGGCGATGTCGCTCAAGTTGACGGCCAGAGATTTGTACCCGAGGTCGAAACCGCTGATCCGGTCACGGATGAAGTGGACCCGTTCGACCAGCAGGTCGGTGGTCAGCAGGGTGATCCGCCCCTCCGCCGTTCGGAAGGCCGCCGCATCGTCGCCGATGCCTTTGAGGACTCCGTCCGGACGGACGAGGCACCCCTGGGTCACTCTGCGGATGAATCCGAACTCGCCGATCTCTTTCAGCCCCATTGCGCCTTAGCCCTTTCGATCGCCGCCCGAAGTTGTCTGGCGGCCGCCTCGGGGTCTTCTGCGGATACGATGGCGGAAACGACCGCCAGGCCGCTCCCGCCGTGCCGGATGACCTCGGCGGCGTTTTCGAGGTTGAGACCCCCGATGCCGATCAGCGGCAGCCGGACAGCCGCCCGGATCGCCGCGAGCCCGGAGAGTCCAAGGGCGGGGGCGGTGTCCGTCTTGGTCGGGGTGGTGAAGATAGGGCTTACCCCGATGTAATCCGCGCCCTCCGCTTCCGCCCGGAGGGCGTCGTCCAGGCTTTCCGCGGAGATTCCGATAAGAGCCTTGTCCCCGAGGATCGCTCTTGCCTGCGGAAGCGGCATGTCGGTCTGACCGAGGTGGACCCCGTCGGCCTCGACGGCCAGAGCCACATCCACGCGATCGTTGATGATGAGGGGGATGCCGTTTTCATGCAGGAGGCTCCGCAGAACGAGCGCCTCCTCGATGAAGGTGCGGGTGGAGCAGGCCTTCTCCCTCAGCTGGACGCAGGTCACTCCTCCTCTGACGGCGGCCTCCACTATGGCTCGCGTCGGACGTCCGCGGGCGAGGCTGCGGTCCGTGACGAGGTACAAGGAATAATCGATCTGTTTGATCTGCATGGGGTCATCTCTCGGCTCGAAGGTCGGCGGGCCAGGTTTACGCGGTTCGTAGGGTTCGGAACCGGCCGCCGCCCGCCGAGCGGGCCTCCCGGATGGCGTGCCTCAATGAAACGAGTCTATGTCAACGGAAATCCCTTTTGACCGTCTGTCAGGGCTGCTCGAACCGGCAGCCGGCAGCCAGGGCCTCCGGGGTCAAGTTGTACAGGGCATCGAGGAAGGCGGTCATAAAACTGCCCGGCCCGTGGCAACTGGAAGCACCGATTTCACCGGCCAGTCCGAAGAAGGCGAGCGCGGTCGCCGCAGCGCTCCAAGGATCAGGGTCGACCGCCAGGAACGCCCCGATGGTGACCGTTGCAGCGCAGCCGGTCCCCGTAATGGTCGACATCAGCGGGTGCCCGTTTCCCACCTTGACGGTCCTCACGCCGTCTGTGACGAGGTCCCTCGGGCCGGTGACGGCGAAGACCGCATGCCGGTTCAGGGCCATTTCCTCGACCCTGTCTCCGAGATCTTCGACGGTGTGCAGCGAGTCCACCCCTTTCGTCTTCGAACCGGTCCGGGCCAGGGCGAGGATCTCCGAGGCGTTCCCCCTGATGACGGATGGTTTTGCCGCCTCCATGATTTCCAGGGCGGTCCGGGTTCGGAGTTCGGTCGCGCCTGCGCCCACCGGGTCCAGAATGACGGGTTTGTGCAATTCAGCGGCTTTTCTGCCGGCCTTGAGCATCGAAGCAATCCAAGGGCCGCTGAGGGTCCCGATGTTCAGAACCAGCGCTCCGGCCAAAGAGACCATTTCCTCCACTTCTTCCTCGGCGTGGGCCATGACCGGACTTGCGCCCATCGCAAGAAGGGTGTTGGCGGTGAAGTTCATCACCACGAAATTGGTGATGCTGTGGACCAGAGGTTTCTGGTCCCGGACGGATGTCAGATTGCGAACCGCCTGTTCCTTTAACGTATCGAGCATGCTCAACCCCCCGAAAGATGACCCATGAAAAAAGCCGCAACCCATCGCGCGGGAAGCGGCCTCCTGGTCCATCCAAATGAATGGAGCCTTCCTTCTTATCCCTACGCTGGCATGACCCAGATCAGGTTCAACGGGTATAATCTCAGGCCTTTAAGGCCACCCCGAAATCTGATTTTTCACAATTTATCCTTCATTTTAAAGAGGCGATACCGGGCTGTCAAGAGGGAGGTTCGATGCGGAACTGAAAAACCGATGGTGCTGAGCCAGGCTGTGGAGAAAGCTATGCGCCGACAGGGAACGTCCGGTTCGTGGGCGAGGCGTTCAGTTGGCCTTACCACCGTGGGATCGGCGCGGGTCATCGTGTTCCCGATACTCCTGAAGGGCACGCGAAACGGTTTTTCCGCAGGTTTCTTCAAAACGCTTTTCGAGGGCCTGCACTTTGTCGATCCCGCGCCTATCCGCTTCGGATCCCTCACTTTCCCCGAAGCAGGATGACGGTGTCCCCACCGAAGAGGCCGCGGTGCCGGTAGCAGCCCCCCGGCGAAGATGACAGTCGGCCAGGAGCAGGATATCCGCCTCCTTCAGGGGCCCTGTGGAGAGAGGGTCGATGTGTGCAGCGGTGGCCAGGGTTTCAGCCACACGCCCGAAGCCGATGTCCTTTAGAAACGCGGGCAGGCTTTCCGGATGCTCGGATGCTGCAGGCTTGAGATGCTGCAGGAGTGCAGCCGCCTCGAGGCGTTGGAGGTCCAGAGTGTGCCCGCATGCCGTGAGGGTATGCCCCAGGAAAGTGGCTAGACACGATGCCTCCTGAATGCGGCGGAGTTCTTCCGGCGGGGTGTTCAGACTGCGAAGCAGTGCAAGGCATTCCTCCCGGTCCGGGATGTCCTGCCGGGGCAGTGCTAAGAGAAGGGCCCGATATTTTTCGGGGGTGTCCATGTCCAGCAGCATGAGCCGATCGGGTACGTCCACCTCCACGCAGTTGCCGGCTTGGGACTGGAAAAAACCTCGCAGCCCATAAGGGCCTTGCCATTGCAGGATGGCCTCGGCCCAGCCCGCATCCAGGAGGGGGGGGTGGCCTCTTCTACCCGAGAAACGCGGAATGAAGATCCCTTTGCGCGTCGAGGCGTCAAGCGCGTTCGCCAGGAAGCGAAAGGTGCCCGGCCGCACGAGCGGCGTGTCCACCGGAAGGACGAAAAAGCCGTCGAGGCCTCGAGGGAGGCTTTGGATCCCGGTCTGGATGGAGGAGAACATCCCCTCTTCGAAGTGCGGGTTGTGGACCGCCACGGCCCCCGAGGCGGCCAGTCGCCCCGCGAGTTCATCGGCACGAAATCCTGTGATCACGTGAATGTCGCTGAGCCCTATGCTCCTGAGGTTCCGGATAAGATGCTCCGCCACCGTCGTTTCTCCGAACGGGAGGAGGGGTTTGAAGGCCCCCATCCTGGAGGAGAAGCCGGCGGCGAGCACGATCACGCCGAGGCGTTTTTGCATCGATTGGACTCCGGGTAGGAAAACTCGCTCGGGTGGTCCCGGTCCCAGGCAGGGATACAGAGGCGGCATTCCCCGCCCTGGAGCCGTTGAGGCGGAGAAAATCCCCTTCCGCTACGAGGCACCGAAACCGGACCCTTTGAGGAGTATCAATATAGTATCCGTCCGGAAATGAGGATTATCCTCATACCCTTCAGGTACGCAGTCCGACCGCTTTGCGGCGGGTCCCGGTCTGGCAGATATCGAAAAAATCAAACGTTTGCGCAACGGCGGCCTGCAGGCCGCCGTTCAGGCAAACGTGCAGATCGATGCCGGGATTGGCCAAAAAGGCCATTTCCGGATGGAACCCAGGTAGTTCTCATCCGGAAATGATTTCCCTTGAGAACCCGGTTTCCAATCCGGGAATGAGGATTTTTGGCCAATATCAAGGAAATCAAGCGTTTGCGCGGAGGCGACCTGCAGGTCGCCGCACAAGCAAACGTGCAGATTGACGCCGAGATTGGCCAAAAAGACCATTTCCGGATGGAACCCAGGTAAGAGGTCCGCTGGTGGGCATGGGTTATAAATGGTCTACCATTCCTGGTCGAGATCGACGCCCAGCCGTTCCCATTGGGCGGCACCCTCGGCTTCGCCCCGGGCGACCTCATCTTCGGTCCAGGGGTCCAGTACGAGGCTGTCGGCGACCAGTTCCCAGATGTATTTCACCTCGTACTTGTAATCCGGGTAGAACTTGGGGATGCGCTTCATGATCTGGTCGTGGCAGTTGGAGCAGCCGACGACCACCACGTGGGCGCCCGAATTCTTGATCTGGTTGTACTTCATGCGTCCATGCCAGGCGGCTTCTTCCTCGTAGGGTCCGGGCCACATGCCGCCGCCGGCGCCGCAGCAGAAGTTGTTGGCGCGGCCCGGCTCCATATCCACGAATTCGTCCACGCACTGCTGGATGATCCAGCGCGGTTCGTCATAGTAACCCTTCCCGAAGTGCCGTTCGAGTTCGCGACCGTGTTTACAGGAGTCATGCCAGGTGAAGATCTTGCCGGCGTTGACGCTCTTGTCGAGCTTGATGCGGCCGGTCTCGATGAGTTCCTTCAGATAATCGTAGAGGTAGATATAATTGATCTCGTTGTCGGGATTCTCGTGGACGCACATCTTCATGCCTTCCCGGCAGCCGTAGGACCCGCCGCCGCAGTCGGGCATGATCATGCGCTTGATCCGATGCGTCTTCACGAAGTCGATCTTCCGGCGTGCGAGTTCCTTAATGGCGTCATAGTTGCCGGTAAAGAGCCCCCAGTCGACCGACTCCCAGTTCTCAGAAGGGACCGTCCAGTTTTCTTTGGCGGCATAAAAGATCTTCCACCACCATTTCATGTCCTCGTTGTCCGCAAAGACCTCTTTGGAGTTGGGGAAGAAGAGGATGTCGGCGTCGTCCTTGTCGACGGGGACGTAGAAGCCCGGCAATTCCTCCTCGGCCAGCTCGTTGCCGAGGTCTGAGAGCAGGAAGAAATAGTCTGTCTGGGGAATGGCCATGTTGTTGCCGGTGCTCAGGGCATTCGCAACGCCCTTGTGGAGGATCCCGGGGACCTCGTCGCGGGGCCGCAGGTGCTTCATGTGCAGCATGATCCAGGGGATGTCGATGCCCATCGGGCAGGCGTAGGCGCAGCGGCCGCAGCCGGTGCAGAGCCAGGGGAACTTTGAACTCACCACCTCGTCCAGCATGCCTAAGACCAGCATGCGCAGAACCTTGCGGGTATCCCATCCCTCCATTCCGGGGGTCCCCGTGATGGGGCAGCCATTGGTGCAGGTGCCGCAGGTCATGCAGGCGTTGAGATCGAATTTGGATAAATGGTCCTGAACGTCCTTGGGTAGTCTTTTCGGGCTGAGAGCCTCTGTCATGTCATCCTCCGATTCCCGGGGCAGCCTGGCGGTCCAGCAGACAGGCGGGGTCCCCGTTCGATATACGTGTATTCTTGCCCTGTGCGAGCCGTGAAGCCGTCACCATCCCGGTCTTCCAGGTTTGGAATACCAGCCTTTTACCGTAGCCCAGAGTCTTCCTGCTGTCGGACAGGTCAAACAGGCTCTTGGGGATCCAACGGCTGCGGGAAGGCCGGAAATGACCCTGCGGGTGACTGTATCCCCGAGCGCCGGTTTTGTCAAAGAGGTTTTGCACAAAAAGTTCACGGAATTTGAACCGGGGGTTTGGCTTATTTCGGTCGAAGGGAGGCGGTTCTCCGATCGCGGCTGGACGATTCTGAGCGCTGCGGGACCGATGCCTGGTCTCCATCCGGAAAGGGACTTTTTGGACGATTCGTGCGTCTATCTGCATAGTTGCCTGGGCAGCGGCCTGCAGATCGCTGTAGCGCGTCGCAGCGCAAACGATTGATTTTCTATGCATTAATAAGATGTGATCCGGCGAGAAACGGTGAGGCTGAGCACGCGCTGCGTGTGAAGTAACCTGGAACCCGTCCCACGGGGGTGGGACCGAGCACACGCACTGCATGAAGAAAAATCCTCATCTGCGGATGGTAAAGCAGGTTCTAGCCGGGAAATCATTTCCGGATGGACTAAGTTTCCAATCCGGAAATGAGGATTTTTGGCCAATATCAAGGAAATCAAGTGTTTGCGCGGAGGCGACCTGCAGGTCGCCGCACAAGCAAACATGCAGATTGACGCCGAGATTGGCCAAAAAGACCATTTCCGGATTGGAAACTAGGTTGACAATGTATCGAGTGTTCGATATGATATCGATCACTCGATATAGCCCGTGGCTTTTTTTGAATCAGCCGGTGGCTTTTTCCTCTGTCTGATGGTTTTCCATGGTGCATTTCGTTTTTTGAAATCATTGCAAATGAGGGGACTGTGTCTGGAAATCAGGGCAGCAAAGAAAAACTCATCCAAGTGGCCGTGGAACTTTTTGCGAACAGGGGATTCGCGGGGACGTCCATCCGGGACATCGCGAGCGCGATGGGGATGAGCATCTCGAATATCTACCATTATTTCGGCAACAAGGAAGGCCTTCTCCTCGCGATACTGGAATACGCTTCCGAGGCTTTGCTGAGGAGGCTCAGAGAGGGTTCGGAAAAAGAGGAGGAACCTGTCCGAAAACTGAAGAGCCTCGTCCAGACGCACCTGAAGCTTTCAAGAGAATTTCTGAGGGAATCGAAGATATTCTTTCTGGACGAGGATCATCTTTCGCAGGAAGGGCATCGGATCAACTGCAGGATTCAGCGGGAAATCCTGGATATGTACGTCCAGGTCCTCAGTGATCTTGCAGAGGAAGGTCTGGTGCAAACCCGCAGCATCAAGATTCTGGCATTCAACATACTAGGGGTGATCAACTGGCATCTGAAGTGGTTCCGCACCGAAGGGGAACTCTCTCACGAGCAGGCCGTCGAAGAGATTTTGGATTTCATCCTTCATGGCGCATTGGGCTTGGGGCGAGGGGAGTGCTGATCAGCGAGGAACCATGCCTCGAGCATCCAGCGGGATGCGTCCTTGCTTCCGGCAGGTTCGATGGGTTGCCGGCGCGAGCGCACGGGTCTGTCTCATCCGGCCCTGCTTTGCGTTTGAGTGTGGATCTCGAGCGTGTTTCCGGATATCGCCGTGGAAGAAGTTGAGAGGGCAGACCGGTGCAGTCAGGTATGGGGCCGGGAAATGGTAAGGGCATGTTCTGAAACGCTGAGAGGCGGAACAGACCATCGACTTGAATCGAGTGGACACGGAGGGGAGTCATCATGAAGGCAGTGGTGTTGATGGAAGGTCAACGGGTGGGGATGGCGGAGGTGCCGGAGCCCAGGCTTCAGAAAAACGACGACGTTCTCGTAGAGGTGAAGGCCGCGGCCATCTGCGGATCGGACATTCATATCAAGCACGGGCAGTTGCCGGGAATTGCGCCTGGGACGGTCATGGGCCACGAATTCGTGGGGGTGGTGAGAGAAACCGGCGGGGATGTCAGCCGGTTCAAACCCGGAGACCGAGTCTCCGTTCCGGCGGCGGTATGGTGCGGCACCTGCCCTGCATGCCGGCGGGGTCAGATCCAGTACTGCCCGAACGGGGGTGTGTGGGGCGGCGGAGAGTTTTTCGGCAAGGGGCTGGCAGGCGCCCAGACATCTTATGTGCGCGTCCCTTATGCGGACATGTGTCTGACCCCGATTCCCGATCAGGTTTCGGATGAGCAGGCCGTTTTTGTGGGGGATGTCTTCAGCACGGGCTATCATGCAGCACTCGAGGGCGGGATCGCCACAGGGGATACGGTGGCGATTTTCGGCTGCGGTCCCATCGGTTTGGCGGCATTGGTCTCGGCCTGGCAGATGGGACCCCGAGAGGTCTTTGCCGTGGACATGTTCGACAACCGGCTGGAGATAGCGCGGCACTACGGCGCCACCGTCGTCGACGCCCGCGAAGAAAATGCCGTCGAGCGGCTGCGGGAAGCCACGGGCGGAGAGGGAGTGGATGCGGTCATCGAGGCGATCGGAAACCCGGCGACCTTCCAGCAGGCCCTGCGGTCCGTGCGCCGTGGTGGGACGGTGTCGGTAGTCGGTCTTTTCCCGGCCCCGGTGGAGTTCCCCTTGAACGAACTCGCTTACTACGGCGTGCGCATCAACATGGGACTCGGGAGCCTTGCTCATATGCCGCAGTTGATGGGCCTGCTCGAAGCGGGTCGGGTCGACCTCACGCCGCTTGCAACGCACTCTTTCGCTCTCGAGGATGCAGTCGAGGCCTATGATCTTTTCGAAAACCACAAGGACGCCTGTATCAAAGTCATCCTGAAGCCTTGAGCTCAAGCGTTCAGCACTGCGCTCCGTGCCCGCTCTGTTTCTCCGTGCGGAGGTCATTTTGAAAGAGAAGATTGTTCAATGATTCGATCCGCCCTTTTGGGAGGTCGCATGTGCAGCGTGCCGGCGGCAGTCATCTGCCGTCGGCATATTCGTTTACGGATCCTCCTCAGGCCGGTACTGGAATACGGCTTGGCACCACCATCACCTGGGCGTTCGGCAAGGTCTGTTTGAGGCCGGCTTCCAGGCGGTCTATCAGGTTGTACACCTCTTGCATCTGTTTTTGCCGGTCAAATTCCAGAAACAGCTCGATGAAGATATGGCTGCCGGACCGGCGGGTGCGGAAGCCATGGATTTGTTCATACGCATCGAAATTGGCGGCCAGTTCACGCAGGATCAGGAGCAGGTCCCGCTCGTCGAGGCTCCGGTCGAGCAGGTCGCCGATGGAACCGGAAAAGACGTCGCGGGTGGATTTGAGGAAGCTCAGGAGGAGGATGGAGGTGGCACCGACGTCCAGAAAGCGCGTCCAGGGAGCGCCGTGGAAGATCAAGGCGAGCCCGACAGCCAGGATAATGAGGATGTCTTCGAGGGCGCCCATCCGGGCCATACGCCACATGGCGCCGAATATGGGGGAGTGCTCGGTTCGGCTCAGGCGCAGGTTGCGAATCCAGAGCCAGACGGAGACCACACAGGAGACGCTCGTCAGGACCATCGCCAGCAGGCCGCCATGTTGCTCCGCGGGGTGGCGAACCTTCATGAGGGTCTCATAGCCGATGAAAACGGCCGCGAGCAGCATGGCGATTCCGACCACCATGCTCGAGATGGTTTCCAGACGCCCGAATCCGTAAGTGTTGCGGAGGTCGGTGCGATGCGTCATGCGTTTGACCGTGTACAGGGACAGACCTGAGGCGAGGGCGGCGGTCAGGGCGATGACGAAATTCGCGACGAACACCAGGGAATTGGAGGTGAGCATTCCGACGGTGGAGGCGCCGACCGTGTAGAGTTCCATGGCGAGGGTGACCGCCAGCAGGCGGATCTTGGTGGCATTGGAAACAGCTGCAGAAAAACCGCTCATGAGGATCGCCTTTGCGAAAAATGATCCCGCCCGCTTGATAATCAGGGTGGATGGCTTCTGCCGGATCCGGGAACGGGGCCCCGAACGCCATGGAAGCCCGACTTTCAGCCGCATGCTCAAAAGGTTGGGGGCTTCTGCCTAGTCAGATAAAGAGGGATGTCCCTCGCCTTCATCGCCATCTTTTAACAAAAGCCGGCTGCTGATGGAAATGAAAATTCGATCGAAAAGGAGAGGATTCAGGGGCCTATCGAAAAAAGATCCATCCGGGGGGGTTGAAGAGTTTTCCCTGCTCTGCGAGGTCGTTTCCATCCGGAAATGGTCTTTTTGGCCAATCTCGGTGTCAATCTGAACGTTTGCTTGCGCGGCGACCACCAGGTCGCCTCCGTACAAACACTTGATTTCCCTGATATTGGTCAAACCCGGACCCGCCGCGAAGCGGTGGGACTGAGCACGCGAAGCGTGTGAAGAAAATTCCTCATTTCCGGATTGGAAACTTTGCCGCGCAGGCAGCACCGGCAAAAGAAGGGCAGACTCGCGATTGCCCCTCTTTAGGGTGCTGCATGGGCGGGTTGTTATTTGAAAGGATCCCAGCGGACCGTCTGCTTTTCGTAGGAGGGCGGAAAGAGCTTCAGAAATTCGTCGTAATAGTACAGCTCCTTGAAGGACGCGAAGGGGAGTCCGTAAGCGGCTTTGGGCCGCCTTTTCAGTTCATCGGGATCGATCTTTCGTGAGACGATCTCATCCATGACGTCGTCCATGCCTGTGCCCATCGCGAATCGCAGTTTTTCGCGGTTGGCGATCCGCTCCGGGAGCATATCCCGGAAGGCCTCGCGGAGGACGTATTTCTCCACCTGTTTTTCGCCGTAGATTTTCCATGACATGGGTATGGTTTTGGCGAAGGCGACGACGCGGGTGTCCAAGAACGGCGTCTTGTAAATGACGGAATTGCCCATCCAACTCCGGTCGAGGCGTCTTAGCGCCGTATTATAAGCGATATCGAGCAGTTTTTGAGCGAGGCGTTCACGCTGTTCGGGGCTTTTGACACGGGGGTTCTTGAGGACCATTCGGTAACCGCCGAAAAGTTCATCGGCGCCTTCTCCGACAAGGACTGCATTGCTGTATTCCTTCACCATTTTGGAGACGAAATAGTTCGAAAGAATCCCCGAGATGCAGTCTTCGTCGAAGCTCTCCAGGTACCAGACGGCCTGGGGGATGAATCCTTCGATATCTTCGTTCGTGATTTCACAGATATGATGCGACATGCCGAGAAAGTCGGCCATGAGTTTGGCGTTTTCGAGGTCGGGCCCCGGCGCGCTTTTGACGGTTCCTGTCACCAGGGTGATCGAAGGATCCAGCTCTTTTGCGATTGCCGCTATGATGGAGCTGTCGAGCCCCCCGCTGAGGGATATGGCCTTGACGTCGTCCATGCGCCTCTTGACGGCGTCGATCAGGAGCTGTCTGAGGAGTTCGGCTGCCTTTCCCATGTCTCCGCCGTGGTCCGGGATTTCCGGAGCAAATGGCTGAAAGGGCTTGAGGCCATTCTTCGAGCTGTAGGTGCAGCCGGGCTCGAGTTCGTGGATATTGAATTGCACGTGGTCTTTGAGGCCTTTCATCTCGCTGCTGAAATAAAAGACATCGTTGTCCCAGCCGTAGAAAAGGGGCCTGGCGCCCACAGCGTCCCGTGCCAGAATAACCTCGTCGTCCTTTTCGATGATGGCGCAGACGAAGCTCCCATCCATGCGGCTGAAGCAGTCCATCCCGTGCTTTTCATAGAGTTCCAGAAACAGTTGAATGTCCGTCTTTCCGTTGTCCCGCTCGTTGAAGAGCTTCCCATCAAAGAGAATATACGGGGTTTCCTCCAGGGATGTGCAATAGGTTCTTTCGGGCGATAGATTGATTTCATTCGCTCCCAGGGCGCCCCTTGCATCTGTCAGCGACCGGACGATCATGTTGTCGGGCCCCCGATGATGCATGTTCTCGATCATGTGAGCCATGTCCCTGGCGGAATCGGCCTCAATCCGGCCGTGTTGTGAAACGATACCTCCGATACTGGCCAAAACGAACCTCCTTGCGTGTTGACCCGCAGCGTGGATTTTCCTCACCGGCGCGGCGGGGATCCGCGGGTCGATCGAAACACTATAACGGATGGGCCAGAATATTTCAAGTCAAAATATTTTGCCTCACATTGTTCTTGTTGGCGTTTATGCGGAGAAGGCTGTCTGGTATGCGAAGTTTTCAGGCGAGGGATGAGGATGGTCCTTCAGAGCCTGCAGGTGCTCGGGCCCACCCTGACGGGATTGATCCCTCCAGTCTGGTTGGTAGCAGGGGAAGGAAGCGGTTGCGATGGTAGGACCCTTATGTCTCTGGACAGACATCCGTGCGGATAGTTGCTGAGATGGGCAGAAATCAGCGTTTCGGGATGGAAACCGGCAGCAAAAAGGGCCCCGAGGAGGCCGGCCGTCAGGTGTGCCTGCATTTGAGCAGGCGGATCCCGGTGGTTTGTTGAATGATGGTGGCGCCTTGGAACAGGTGGTCGTTTCTTTCGGGGTAGTCGGACCGGAAATGGCCGCCCCGGCTTTCCTTCCTGTGCACGGCCGATTCGACGATCAGCCGGGCGACCAGGGAGAGGTTCCTGAGCTCGATGATTTCGAGCGTCGGGTAGAAATGCCAATAGATGTCGTTGGTGATTTGGACGAGCCCGTTCAGGATGTCCATGGCAACACGCAGACGGTTTTCATTGCGGTCGATGGCGCAGTAATCGAGCATCGTTGCCCGGGTCGTATCCCAGAAGCGGTTCAGCATCGCCGGGTTGATTTCAGGGTGGACCGTGCTGCCCTGCCATGGCGGCGGCTTCAGATCCGGATCCCGCAGCGATGGATCCCGCTCGAGGGCTGCATCGACCGCGATTTTTCCGTAGAGTGCGCATTCGGTCAGGGAGTTGCTGGCCAGTCGATTGGCCCCCATCAAACCGGTGCAGGCGACTTCTCCGATGGCGTAGAGGCCGTCGATATCCGTTTGGCCGTCCGCGCCCACGATTACGCCGCCGCAGGTGTAATGGGCCGCGGGCACCACCGGGATGGGCTCGGCGGTCATGTCGATCCCCTTTTTCAGGCAGTGGGCGTAAATCTTCGGGAAGGACTGCCGGATGTATTCCTCCGGCTTGCCGGTCAACGGGGTGGTGACGTTGAGCCAGACATGCGCCAGATGCCTTTTCTTCATCTCGGTATCGATCGCCTTGGCGACGATGTCCCTCGTGGCGTGGGATCCGCGTGGATCATAGGCCAGCACGAAATCCTGGGTCGAATCCTTGTCGAGGGTGAGTATGCCGCCCATGGCCTCGCCCCGCAGGGCCTCGGTCAGTAGAAATCGCCTCTCGGCGGGGTGTTCCGGACTGACTTCATAGAGCACCGTGGGGTGGAATTGGAAGAATTCCATATTGGCCACACGGGCCCCTGCCCGATAGGCCATGGCGATGCCGTCGCCGGTGGCGTTTTCAGGGTTGCTGGTGTAAAGGAACGCCCTGCCTGCGCCGCCCGTGGCCAGAAAGGTCACGTCCGCTTCGATGGTCTTGACCCGGCGCGTTTTTCTGTCGAGCACCCAGGCGCCCAGGCACCGGTCTTTGGCCACCTTGACCTCGGAGATGCGGTTCCGGGTGATAAGGCTCACCGCAGCATGGTATTCCAGGACGGTGATCAGGGGCTGCTTCCTGACGAGGTCGACGAGGTGCTCTTCGATGGCCTGCCCAGTGTAGTCGTCTTTGCAGTAGACCCTGGGGCGCCCATGGCCGCCCTCCTGGTGGAGGACGTACTGTTTGTCCGGATCCGCCTTCGAGAAAGGCACACCGTGGTCGATCAGAAACCTCACGCCGTCGGGGAAGGCCCTTTGGACGAAGCGTTCGACGACCGATGGAATGCACAGCCCATCCCCTGCACGGAGGGTGTCCTCTATGTGGGATTCGAAGCTGTCATCTCCCTGTGCGACCCGCTCCGGGTCTACGGCGGCTATCCCCCCCTGTGCGTAGTACGTGTTGGAATGGGCAAGCTCCGATTTGCTGATGAGGATGCAGGACTTGCCCCGTTCGCTCAATTCGATGGCAGCCCTGAGGCCGGCAAGCCCCGATCCGATGACCAGGAAGTCTGTCTGAAGCAATTCCTCGAAAGACGGCATGTCTGTTGACTCCAAAGACGAAAAGATCCATTTCGAAGCGTTCCATGGCCTGCCGGGGTCTTCAGCCGAAAAGGCCCCTGCTGCCGGCTCATGGGAATTTCCGTTGCTCAATAGAACGTTCAAAAACGCCCACCCGCAGCATGGCGCTCATCCCGCGTCCATTGGGCCCACTGACAGGTGCGCGTCATTCCAAGGGATATCATGAGCGTTGTGCCCTGGGTTGTTCGACAGCCTGTACACGAAGAATTGCTCGACAAGCTGTGGAGGGGTAAGCCGGCATCCGCACCGGATCATGAGATGGCCAGCATGCGCTCCAGCGCCACCCGGCTCCATTCGGCGGTTTCCGCCGGGACCTGGATCCTGCCCGGCGCCCGCCCCTCGAGAAGGCCCTCGAGTACGGCCAGGAGCCGCTCGGGTGTGCTCCGGCTCATGTCGACGCAAATGGAGTGCTCCTCGTCCAGGGGATAAACTGTACGATCCGGGAAGGTGGCGGCCAGCCGTTTGACCAGCCGCAGCTCTGTCCCGACCGCAAACACCGAACCGCTCTCCGCTTCCCGCACCTCGCGGATGAGATATTCCG harbors:
- the thiE gene encoding Thiamine-phosphate synthase, which gives rise to MQIKQIDYSLYLVTDRSLARGRPTRAIVEAAVRGGVTCVQLREKACSTRTFIEEALVLRSLLHENGIPLIINDRVDVALAVEADGVHLGQTDMPLPQARAILGDKALIGISAESLDDALRAEAEGADYIGVSPIFTTPTKTDTAPALGLSGLAAIRAAVRLPLIGIGGLNLENAAEVIRHGGSGLAVVSAIVSAEDPEAAARQLRAAIERAKAQWG
- the thiM gene encoding hydoxyethylthiazole kinase (Evidence 2a : Function from experimental evidences in other organisms; PubMedId : 10075431; Product type e : enzyme), with the translated sequence MGCGFFHGSSFGGLSMLDTLKEQAVRNLTSVRDQKPLVHSITNFVVMNFTANTLLAMGASPVMAHAEEEVEEMVSLAGALVLNIGTLSGPWIASMLKAGRKAAELHKPVILDPVGAGATELRTRTALEIMEAAKPSVIRGNASEILALARTGSKTKGVDSLHTVEDLGDRVEEMALNRHAVFAVTGPRDLVTDGVRTVKVGNGHPLMSTITGTGCAATVTIGAFLAVDPDPWSAAATALAFFGLAGEIGASSCHGPGSFMTAFLDALYNLTPEALAAGCRFEQP
- a CDS encoding putative Uncharacterized MobA-like protein (Evidence 3 : Putative function from multiple computational evidences) — translated: MQKRLGVIVLAAGFSSRMGAFKPLLPFGETTVAEHLIRNLRSIGLSDIHVITGFRADELAGRLAASGAVAVHNPHFEEGMFSSIQTGIQSLPRGLDGFFVLPVDTPLVRPGTFRFLANALDASTRKGIFIPRFSGRRGHPPLLDAGWAEAILQWQGPYGLRGFFQSQAGNCVEVDVPDRLMLLDMDTPEKYRALLLALPRQDIPDREECLALLRSLNTPPEELRRIQEASCLATFLGHTLTACGHTLDLQRLEAAALLQHLKPAASEHPESLPAFLKDIGFGRVAETLATAAHIDPLSTGPLKEADILLLADCHLRRGAATGTAASSVGTPSSCFGESEGSEADRRGIDKVQALEKRFEETCGKTVSRALQEYREHDDPRRSHGGKAN
- a CDS encoding exported hypothetical protein (Evidence 5 : Unknown function), yielding MVFLANLGVNLHVCLCGDLQVASAQTLDFLDIGQKSSFPDWKPGSQGKSFPDENYLGSIRKWPFWPIPASICTFA
- a CDS encoding Cysteine-rich domain protein, with product MTEALSPKRLPKDVQDHLSKFDLNACMTCGTCTNGCPITGTPGMEGWDTRKVLRMLVLGMLDEVVSSKFPWLCTGCGRCAYACPMGIDIPWIMLHMKHLRPRDEVPGILHKGVANALSTGNNMAIPQTDYFFLLSDLGNELAEEELPGFYVPVDKDDADILFFPNSKEVFADNEDMKWWWKIFYAAKENWTVPSENWESVDWGLFTGNYDAIKELARRKIDFVKTHRIKRMIMPDCGGGSYGCREGMKMCVHENPDNEINYIYLYDYLKELIETGRIKLDKSVNAGKIFTWHDSCKHGRELERHFGKGYYDEPRWIIQQCVDEFVDMEPGRANNFCCGAGGGMWPGPYEEEAAWHGRMKYNQIKNSGAHVVVVGCSNCHDQIMKRIPKFYPDYKYEVKYIWELVADSLVLDPWTEDEVARGEAEGAAQWERLGVDLDQEW
- a CDS encoding hypothetical protein (Evidence 5 : Unknown function); amino-acid sequence: MEYQPFTVAQSLPAVGQVKQALGDPTAAGRPEMTLRVTVSPSAGFVKEVLHKKFTEFEPGVWLISVEGRRFSDRGWTILSAAGPMPGLHPERDFLDDSCVYLHSCLGSGLQIAVARRSAND